AAACTCAGACACCAGAGATCTGATGCGCATTTGCTTCTTTGCCAAAGTGCCGTCTGCGGACATCCTCGACACCGTGAATTTCTACGCTCAAGACATTCGCGTTCTCAAGGATCTTGGTCATGACGTTGTGACCGCAACCCGGTTCCGCGAGATCCCCACCGATTGCGATCTGTACTTCGTCTGGTGGTGGTCCTGGGCGTTCCTTCCGTACTTTCGCGCGCGCGTGCGGCGCAAGCCCATGGTCATAACCGGAGTCTATGACTACTCCTCGGAACGTATCCCTGGAATCGGGCGCCCATGGTGGAAGCGCCAGATCCTTCGATCAATGCTACATCGCGCGGATGCCAATGTGTTCGTATCGACCTACGAGATGCAACTTGTAGCTCGGCTCTTTGGAGCCCCGAACGCATGGTACATCCCCTGCACTGTCGACACCGAGCGGTACCGCCCAGGCCTTCAACCCCGGCAACGATTCCTCTTGAACGTCGCGTGGAGCGGCGCGACCAACGGCCGCAGGAAGTGTCTCCGGGAAATCATCGAAGCCATGCCTGCGATCTTGTCCAAACACCCGGATACAAGACTCCTGATGGCTGGTCGGCAAGGCGAGTACCATCAAACGCTGGTTGACACTGCAAAATCCCTTCACGTCGAACACGCGATCGACTTTTTGGGAGTGATCAGCGAAGAGACGAAGGTCCAGTTGATGCAAACGTGCGCCGCCTACCTTCAACCAACTCTGCTCGAGGGTTTCGGTCTGGCCATCGCGGAAGCGATCGCCTGCGAAGCACCGGTGATCACGAATCCTCAAGGCGCGGTGCCAGAAGTTGTCGGACCTGGGGCCATCCTTCTGGAACGCCCTGAACCATCGCTGATTGCGGCCGCAGCAACGCGCCTCCTCGATGACAGAGAGTTCGCTGCCGACATGGGTCGAAAAGGTCGTCAGCACGTCCTTGAGCATTTCACGTATCCCGTGCGGCGCGACGGCTTGGCAAAGGTCATCGACCATGTAACAAGCGCTCGCGAAACTTCGACCATAGCGCATCAACCTTCCTGACCCTGAAACCGCTTCGCCATCCACTCGTCCATCCGCACCGTCAACGCCACCCCGTCCGGCGTATCCTCCCGAGCAACCACCTCCCCAGCCCGGTACACCTCCGCCAACCGCTTCCCATCCGACGCCGGCACGAGCAGCCGCACCGTCGGCCGAAGCCGCCGAGCCCGCTCCGTCAGCGCCGCACGCAATCGATCCAGGCCATGCGAATCCACGGTGTTGACGACCACCGACCCGGGATACAGCTCCGTTACCCGCGCCTCGAAACTCGCCCGATCCTCCAACCGATCGCTCTTGTTGAAGACCAGCAAGGTCGGCTGATCCGCCATCTCGAGCTCACTCAAGACCTGCTCCACGACCTGGACGTGCTCCTCCCACTCCGGATGGCTCGCATCCACCACATGCAGCAGCACATCCGCCTCCCGCGCCTCCTCGAGCGTGGCCCGAAAGCTCGCCACGAGATGATGCGGCAGCTTGCGGATGAACCCGACCGTGTCGGTCACTCGCGTCCGCAGCCCGGGCCCAAGGTCCACCTCGCGCGTCAGCGTATCCAGCGTCGCAAAGAGACGATCCTCGACAAAGATCTCCTTCTCTCCGGTCAGCCCGCGCAGGATGCTCGACTTGCCCGCATTGGTGTAACCCACCAGCGCCGTGCTGAGCATCCCCTGCCGACCCGCCCGCACCGTTTCACGATGACGCGCCACATCCCGCAGCTTGGCCTGATGATGCTGGATCTTCTTCCGAATCATCCGCCGGTCGGTTTCGATCTGCGTTTCACCCGGACCACGCAGACCGATACCACCGCGAATTCGTGAAAGGTGGGTCCACATCCGCGCCAGCCGAGGCAGCATGTACTGCAACTGCGCCAGCTCGACCTGCAACCGCGCCTCCGCCGACCGCGCCCGGGTCGAGAAGATGTCGAGAATCACCTCGGCGCGATCCATCACCCGAACCTCGAGTTGCTTCTCGAGATTGGCGCCCTGCACCGGTGTCAACTCCTCGTCGAACACCACCAGCGTCGCGCCAAGGTCCGCGACCATGGCCTTGATCTCCGCGACCTTCCCCTCCCCGATCAGGGTCGCCGCACTGGCCGACGCCAGATGCTGCCAGGCCTTGCCCACGATCTCTGCACCTGCCGTGTCCACCAGCTCGGCAAGCTCCTCGAGATGCTCAGCCAGCTGCTCGGAATCCCGACTCCCCTTGCGCGGCGCCCCAACCAGAATGGCCCGCTCGATCGGTGGCGCAACTTCAATCATCTGACGACTGATACGACTACCCCTTCCTTTCCTGATCGGACCCGGCGTTCCCGGCAATCGTACGCCAATGGGCAATCCGCTCGACGACTTTCTTCTCGAACCCCAGATGGCCAGGCTGATACAGGCTCCGGCCCTTCAAGACGTCCGGAAGGTATGTCTGTGCCACATAATGCTCCGGCGCGTCATGCGCGTACTGATAATCGGCCCCATACCCGAGTTCCTTCATCAGCCTGGTCGGGGCATTCCGAAGATGCGCGGGCACCGGCGCCGACGGCGTTTCCCGCGCGGCCGCCAGCGCGGCGTGCAGCGCCTTGATCGTGCTGTTCGACTTCGGTGCCGTCGCCAGGTAGATCGTCATCTCAGCGAGCGGCAGGTAGCCTTCGGGCGGCCCCAGTACCTCGTAGGCGTTCCGCGCGGCAACCGCCAGCAGCAGCGCGTTCGGATCGGCCAGGCCGATATCCTCCGCCGCCATGGCTGTGGCCCTCCGGAAGATGATCCGCGGGTCCTCGCCCCCCTCGATCATCCGGGCCATCCAGTACAGCGCGCCGTCCGCGTCACTGCCCCGGAGCGACTTGTGGTACGCCGAGAGATGGTTGAAGTGCTCTTCACCCGTCGCATCGTAGCGGGGCATCCGCCGGGCCAGCGCGACCTCCAGCGCGTCCCGGGTCAGCTCCCCCTTGAGCCCCACATGCCGCGCTGCCGCCTCCAGAGTGGTAAGCGCCATCCGCGCGTCGCCGTCGGCCTGCGTGGCAATGACCTCGAGCACCTCGTCCGAGGCCTCCACACCCTGCGCACCGAGGCCGCGTTCGACCTCCTCCAGCGACCGCCGCAACAGCCCGACCAGATCCTGCACGGCAAGCGGCTCGAGCACGAAGACCCGACAGCGGCTCAGCAAGGCGCCGTTGAGGCTGAAACTCGGATTCTCGGTGGTCGCCCCGATCAGGGTGACCGTACCCCGCTCCACGTGCGGCAGAAAGGCATCCTGCTGAGCCCGATTGAACCGATGAATCTCGTCGCAGAAGAGGATGGTGCCGCGTCCCATCATCAGGCGCTGCTCCGCCTCTCGGATGATCTCGCGCACTCTCGGCACGCCCTCCGTGACCGCGCTGAAGGCGACGAACTCACGCCCGGTATGCCCCGCGATCAGCCGAGCCAGCGTGGTCTTCCCGACCCCGGGAGGCCCCCAGAATATCGTGCTGCCAAGGTCGCCCCGCCGAATCGCCTCGCCCAACGCCTGGCCGGGGCCGAGGAGCTGACGCTGGCCAACGAACTCGTCGAGGGTGCGCGGCCGCATCCGCTCAGGCAGCGGCAGGCTCTCCGATTCGAACAGGGAGGGGCCGCTCATCAGAGCTCCAGCGCCCGAGCCAGCAGCCGGTCGCGCTGATTGCGGGCCGGGTCTTCGATCACCTCGTCCATCAGGAGACCGAGAATCCGCCCGAGGTCAGGCCCGGGAGGGATACCCGCCGAGCGGAGGTCGTCGCCCGTCACCGCAAGCTGCGAACGAACGGTGGCCTCGCCGCGCTCCCGAATGCCCGCAACCACCGGGGCCCAGGGCGCCTCAGTGCCAGTCCGGAGTCGGTGGGCTGCCAGCAGGTCGTCCGCGGCCGGCTCCACCTGCGCCAACCAGCGCCGCACCCGAACCGGCGAGGTGTCATGCGGCTCCGCAGGCCCCCGCTCGATTCGCAACGACCGATCGATCTCGGCCCGCGATGCCTTGAGCCGGTCGAGGAGCCGCCCAGCCTGGCGAACCAGCAGCGTGGTCAGCAGCACCGGATCCCGAGGCGAGGGATCATCCGCGGCAAGCGGGTAGTCGTCCCTGAGCCCGGGCAGGCACACCGCCGCCGCACCAACGTCCTGCCACAAGCGCACCGCCCGGCGCACCGACCGGGCCGTTTCCAGCGTCCGGTACCATTCATCCCTGACCCGCTCCGCCGAGAGCCGCCGCAAGCCGTCGATGCCGTCGATGGCGGCCTGCCAGGTCTCGGGATCGATCCGAAAATCGAACCGGGCCGCAAACCGCAGCGCCCGAAGGATGCGCAGGTAGTCTTCCTGAAACCGTTCGCGAGCCACGCCGACCGCCCGCACCACACCGGCCGCAATGTCTGCCGCACCGCCGAAGGGATCCCGCCACACCTGCCGCAGCGGATGGTAGGCAATGGCGTTCATGGTAAAATCGCGGCGGCCGAGATCCTCGTCGATGGTCCGCGCAAAGACCACCTCGGCGTGACGCCCGTCCGTCGTCACGTCTCGGCGAAAGGTCGTTACCTCGTGCAGCTGGCGATGGCGATCCAGCACACCAACCGTGCCGAATTTGAGCCCGACCGGCACGGTCCGGGGAAACAGGGCCTGCACCTGATCCGGCGTGGCCGCGGTCGCAAGATCGATGTCGTCCCGTGGCCCGTCCATCACCGCATCACGCACCGAGCCGCCGACGCACCAGGTCTCGTGCCCCGCCCCCTCCAGCGCCGCCGCAATCTCGATGATCTCGTCCGGCAGGGCCAATCGCCGCGGCCGAGCGGACGCGCCGTCGGCTGCACCCCCGATGCTGGCGGGCGTCATGTCGTCATTATCCGCAGAGAACGCTGCCACCGTTCACGTTGATGACTTCGCCCGTGATGTGACGCGACAGGCCGCTCAGCAGAAACAGAATTGGCCCGGCAATGTCTTCAGGGGGTGGAATGCGTTTGAGCGGGATCCCCTCGGCAATTCGCTGTTTGCCGCCATCGGCGTACGGCACGGTGCACATCTCGGTGTCCACCCACCCCGGCGCGACGCAATTGACCCGAATCTGCGGCGCAACTTCGACGCAGAGCGACTTGGTGAGCGCAATCACGGCGCCCTTGGTCGCGGCATAGTCCGCATGGTACGCTTCGCCCCGCTGCCCCGCCGTACTCGAGACGATCACGACGGAGCCACCCGGGCGCATCAGGTTGAGCGCCGCGCGCGTCGTCAGAAAGACCGAGTCGAGATTCTGGGCCATGGTCTCGCGCCACCGGGCATTGACCATCTTCGTAACGGGCGTCTCTTCGACCGGCCACACCCCGGCATTGGCGACAAAGCCGTCGATCCCGCCGAAGGCAGCCTTGAGCTCACGAAAGACGCGATCGACGATGGCCGGATCTGCCAGGTCCCCGCCGCCGATAAAGGCGCGTCGCCCGAGGCTGCGCACCTGCTTGGCAACCGCTTCGGCATCCGCCGCCCGGCGATGGTAGGTGATCCCGACGTCGGCACCGGCCTCGGCCGCCATCAATGCTACCGCGCGCCCGATGCCCCGCGAACCCCCGGTGACCAGTACCGCCTTACCTGCCAACGAAATCATCCGATCAGCTCCTGCTCCACCCATTCGACGATCAGATGCTCGATCGCCAGGTGCAGCTCTTGAATTCGACTCGTTTCCTCGGACGGAACGATCAGGGCTTCATCCACCGCCGTGGCCAGGCTTCCGCCGTCGCGACCGAGCAGCGCGACGGTCTGCGCACCAATCTCTCGGGCCGCCACGGCCGCGGCCAGCAGATTGGCGCTCCGCCCGCTGGTGCTGTGCAGGACCAGCAGGTCTCCCGGGCGGGCCAGCGCCTCGACCTGACGGGCAAAGACCCGCTCAAAGCCGAGATCGTTGCCTGCCGCCGTCAGCAGCGACGTGTCGGTCGTCAGCGCCACGGCCCTGAGTGCCCGCCGATCCTGCTTGAAACGCACCACATACTCCGTCGCGACATGCTGCGCGTCGGCTGCGCTGCCGCCGTTACCGGCAAAGAAGATCGTTCCGCCACGCCGCAGGGTGTCCGCATATCGGCGGGCAAGCCTCTCGATTCGGTCGGCCTGGGTCGACAGCAAGCGGGCCAGCGCCGCAAGGTCTCGGAGTCCGGCTTCGAAGAGACTCATTCGGATCCTCCGAACCAGCCTCGCACACGATCGAACAGCGGAAGCTTGAGGTCGACCGCACCGGGCTCCACCATCAGGACATCACGCAGAACGGCGTCAGGATTGCTCTCCATCGTCAGCCTCGCCACCTCCTCGGCTCCGGCGGCCTCGAGCTGCCGGAACGGCTCGACCAGCGAACGCGAGTCGCCGTGATTGTCGGCCGCCAGCACATCGACCAGGCCCGCCGCCAGCAGCGCACGGGCTTTGCGCCCGCGACCCGACGGCCGAAACAGCGTATTGGCATCGACCTGGATTCGCGCGCCGAGTGCCCGCCAGTGAGTGACCATCGGCACCGAACACGCTGCGTACCGCTCCGGATGCGCCAGGAGGGGTACCAGTCCCCCCTTGACCACCTGCTCCAGGGCACTCGTCGCCGCCCGCGCAGCAACCATCCCGGTGAACTCGACCAGCACGTATCGACTTCCCGCCAGCGTGACCCGGCGCGTTTCGACGGCACGCGGTGTCAGCGCCCGGTCCAGCATGATTTCAGCCCCGCGATGCAGTCTGACCCCGGCCGGCGCGGCCCTGGTCAGCGCGGCATACGCCTCATCGTGAGCCGGGGGCGGACCCTCCAGCACCCGACTGGCCTCGAGGTGCGGGGTGAGTACGATGTCGGTCACGCCGCCAGCGGCCATTCGGGTCAGTACCTCGACCGACTGCGCCACCGACCGCGAGCCGTCGTCGACGCCGGGCAGGAGGTGGCAGTGCAGATCGATCATGCTGCCCCCCCGCCCTGCCTGCGCAGTCGGGCGGCAAAGGCGCGGAGCGTATCGGGATCGGCGTCCGTTTGCGCAGCAAGAGCAAGCGTGACCAGCGCATCCGCCGCCAGCAGGTCCAGCGCCGCCGTCCGATCGGACGACTCCGCCATGGCCGTTGCCAGCGCGGCGTCTCCCGCCCGGGCCAGCGCCTCGGCGGTCACCGCCCCGCCCTGACCTCGAATGAACTCGCGCGTCCGGGCCACCAGCTCCTCGGGCGCACCCGCAAGCTGGGCATCCAGCCAGGCCTGACTCAGCTGCGCAGCCATTCCGCCACGACGACGGGAACGGCCTGCCGTGCCGCCCCCAGCCGAGTCACATCACCCGCGCTGGCCGAGGCAAAGGTGGGCCGCCCGCCGCCCTTGCCACCGCTGATCGTCGCAATCCGATTGACCAGGTCGCCGGCCTTCTTGCCGCGCGCCACCAGGTCGTCCGTCACGGCCACGTGCACCGCCCCTTTGCCGCCGTCGGCAAACAGCACCAGGATGCCGCTGCCGGTTTCGCCCCGGTATCGATCGGCAACCGCGGCAACCTCGTTGCGATCCTCCAGCGTGGTGGCCCCGATCGACACCGGCACGCCGGCAACCTCGATCGTCTCACGAGCGCCGTCGGCCGATGCCCCGCCCCGAGCGATCGCTTCGGCCAGCCGCGCCTCCAGCTTGTCCTTCTCAGCCAGCAGCTGATCGATTCGGCGGAGCACCTGATCGGGCTGCGCCTTGAGTCGGGCCGCAATCTCGGCCAGCTGCGCTTTCAGCTTGCCCAGCACATCGAAGGCAGCCGGACCGGTCACCGCTTCGATCCGTCGCACCCCTGCCGCCACGCCGCCCTGCCCGCCGACTCGGAAGACGCCGACGGCGCCGGTGCTGCCGACATGCGTGCCGCCGCACAGTTCGATCGACGGTCCCATCCGAACCACCCGCACCAGGTCGCCGTACTTGTCGGCAAAGAATGCCATGGCGCCGAGGGCCAGAGCGTCGGGATAGGCCATCTCCTCGATGACGACCGGGAGATTTTCCCAGGCCAGCTCGTTTACCTCACGTTCGATGGCATCGAGCGTAGCCGGATCGATCGGTCCGCCGTGCGAAAAATCGAATCGGAGCCGATCGGGCTCCACCAGCGAGCCCTGCTGCCGAACATGGGTGCCCAGGCGCCGACGCAGGACCCAGTGGAGCAGATGGGTGGCGCTGTGGTTGCGTTCGATGTTGCGGCGCCGCGCAACGTCGACTCGGGCCGACACCTCGCCAGGCTCGAAGGCGTCGCCGGTCCAAGGGCCACTCAGCACGGTGCCTCTCGGCCCCTTGCGCACCTGATCCACCTCGAGCTCCCATCCGGTGCCGACCAGCCGGCCGACATCACTGACCTGACCGCCGGACTCGACGTAGAAGGGATTGTCCTCGAGCACCAGGTCCACCCGGCCGCCCAGCTGGCGGAACGCCAGGGCCCGCGTCTCCGCCTCCGTCGTATCGTAGCCCACGAAGCGGGAACTGCCGGGCCGAAGCTCCTGCCAGCCCGCATCGTCTCCACTGTCGGCCGAACCGCGCCCGACCGCTCCAGCTCCCTGCGCCGCGCGCGAGCGGGCCCGCTGCGCATCGAGCGCCGCGTCGAATCCCTCGAGATCGACGCGCACACCCCGCTCACCGGCAATCAGCTCGGTCAGATCGATCGGAAAGCCGAACGTGTCGTAGAGCCGGAACGCCTCGTCGCCGGTTATCACCGCTGCGCCCGAGGCAAAGAGCTCATCCAGTCGAGCCAGACCACCTTCGATCGTTTCGAGGAAGCGTGACTCCTCCCGCTCGGTGGTTTCGCGGATGAACGCCCGCTTGGCCTCCAGCTCGGGATAGGCCGCCCCCAGGCCGTCGATGATGATCCCGGTCAGGGGCGCCAGGGTCGGCTCGCGCCGGCCCAGCAGCCACGCATGGCGGACCGCGCGGCGCAGAATCCGTCGCAGCACGTAGCCGCGCCCCTCGTTGCTGGGATAGACACCGTCGGCCAGCAGAAACGACACCGCTCGGGCATGATCGGCCAGGACCCGATAGGAGGCCCCGGTTCCCGCCATGCTGCCAGGATACGGCGCCCCAATCAGGCGGCCGGCCTCGGCGAACACCGCCTCGAACAGGTCCGTGTGGAAATTGTCGTCGGTGCCCTGCATTACCGCAGCAATCCGCTCGAGCCCGGCGCCGGTGTCGACCGACGGCTTGGGCAGCGGGGTCAGGACCCCGTCTGCGGAGCGATCGTACTGCATGAACACCAGGTTCCAGATCTCCAGGAACCGACCCGACTCGGCCATTTCCTCGAACTCGGCCTGGCTGAAGACCTTCGACGGCGCGCCCGGGCGCCACTCGAGGTCGACATAAATCTCGGAGCATGGACCGCACGGCCCGGTGTCGCCCATCTGCCAGAAGTTGTCCTTGTCGCCGAGACCGTAGACGGAGGTGGCGGGGACACCCGCCGTGCTGATCCACAGCTGGCGCGCCTCGTCATCGGTATGATGCACCGTGACCCGCAGCCGATCGGCTGGAATACCCAGGTACTCGGGCGAGGTCACGAACTCCCAGGCATAGGC
This genomic stretch from Gemmatimonadales bacterium harbors:
- a CDS encoding replication-associated recombination protein A, coding for MSGPSLFESESLPLPERMRPRTLDEFVGQRQLLGPGQALGEAIRRGDLGSTIFWGPPGVGKTTLARLIAGHTGREFVAFSAVTEGVPRVREIIREAEQRLMMGRGTILFCDEIHRFNRAQQDAFLPHVERGTVTLIGATTENPSFSLNGALLSRCRVFVLEPLAVQDLVGLLRRSLEEVERGLGAQGVEASDEVLEVIATQADGDARMALTTLEAAARHVGLKGELTRDALEVALARRMPRYDATGEEHFNHLSAYHKSLRGSDADGALYWMARMIEGGEDPRIIFRRATAMAAEDIGLADPNALLLAVAARNAYEVLGPPEGYLPLAEMTIYLATAPKSNSTIKALHAALAAARETPSAPVPAHLRNAPTRLMKELGYGADYQYAHDAPEHYVAQTYLPDVLKGRSLYQPGHLGFEKKVVERIAHWRTIAGNAGSDQERKG
- the alaS gene encoding alanine--tRNA ligase, encoding MQARTIRRLFLDYFAARGHQEVPSSSLVPADDPTLLFTNAGMVQFKRTFLGQEHRDYRRAVTCQKCVRAGGKHNDLEQVGLTKRHHTFFEMLGNFSFGDYFKQEAIAYAWEFVTSPEYLGIPADRLRVTVHHTDDEARQLWISTAGVPATSVYGLGDKDNFWQMGDTGPCGPCSEIYVDLEWRPGAPSKVFSQAEFEEMAESGRFLEIWNLVFMQYDRSADGVLTPLPKPSVDTGAGLERIAAVMQGTDDNFHTDLFEAVFAEAGRLIGAPYPGSMAGTGASYRVLADHARAVSFLLADGVYPSNEGRGYVLRRILRRAVRHAWLLGRREPTLAPLTGIIIDGLGAAYPELEAKRAFIRETTEREESRFLETIEGGLARLDELFASGAAVITGDEAFRLYDTFGFPIDLTELIAGERGVRVDLEGFDAALDAQRARSRAAQGAGAVGRGSADSGDDAGWQELRPGSSRFVGYDTTEAETRALAFRQLGGRVDLVLEDNPFYVESGGQVSDVGRLVGTGWELEVDQVRKGPRGTVLSGPWTGDAFEPGEVSARVDVARRRNIERNHSATHLLHWVLRRRLGTHVRQQGSLVEPDRLRFDFSHGGPIDPATLDAIEREVNELAWENLPVVIEEMAYPDALALGAMAFFADKYGDLVRVVRMGPSIELCGGTHVGSTGAVGVFRVGGQGGVAAGVRRIEAVTGPAAFDVLGKLKAQLAEIAARLKAQPDQVLRRIDQLLAEKDKLEARLAEAIARGGASADGARETIEVAGVPVSIGATTLEDRNEVAAVADRYRGETGSGILVLFADGGKGAVHVAVTDDLVARGKKAGDLVNRIATISGGKGGGRPTFASASAGDVTRLGAARQAVPVVVAEWLRS
- a CDS encoding SIS domain-containing protein, which encodes MSLFEAGLRDLAALARLLSTQADRIERLARRYADTLRRGGTIFFAGNGGSAADAQHVATEYVVRFKQDRRALRAVALTTDTSLLTAAGNDLGFERVFARQVEALARPGDLLVLHSTSGRSANLLAAAVAAREIGAQTVALLGRDGGSLATAVDEALIVPSEETSRIQELHLAIEHLIVEWVEQELIG
- a CDS encoding SDR family oxidoreductase — protein: MISLAGKAVLVTGGSRGIGRAVALMAAEAGADVGITYHRRAADAEAVAKQVRSLGRRAFIGGGDLADPAIVDRVFRELKAAFGGIDGFVANAGVWPVEETPVTKMVNARWRETMAQNLDSVFLTTRAALNLMRPGGSVVIVSSTAGQRGEAYHADYAATKGAVIALTKSLCVEVAPQIRVNCVAPGWVDTEMCTVPYADGGKQRIAEGIPLKRIPPPEDIAGPILFLLSGLSRHITGEVINVNGGSVLCG
- the hflX gene encoding GTPase HflX, producing MIEVAPPIERAILVGAPRKGSRDSEQLAEHLEELAELVDTAGAEIVGKAWQHLASASAATLIGEGKVAEIKAMVADLGATLVVFDEELTPVQGANLEKQLEVRVMDRAEVILDIFSTRARSAEARLQVELAQLQYMLPRLARMWTHLSRIRGGIGLRGPGETQIETDRRMIRKKIQHHQAKLRDVARHRETVRAGRQGMLSTALVGYTNAGKSSILRGLTGEKEIFVEDRLFATLDTLTREVDLGPGLRTRVTDTVGFIRKLPHHLVASFRATLEEAREADVLLHVVDASHPEWEEHVQVVEQVLSELEMADQPTLLVFNKSDRLEDRASFEARVTELYPGSVVVNTVDSHGLDRLRAALTERARRLRPTVRLLVPASDGKRLAEVYRAGEVVAREDTPDGVALTVRMDEWMAKRFQGQEG
- a CDS encoding glycosyltransferase family 4 protein — encoded protein: MRICFFAKVPSADILDTVNFYAQDIRVLKDLGHDVVTATRFREIPTDCDLYFVWWWSWAFLPYFRARVRRKPMVITGVYDYSSERIPGIGRPWWKRQILRSMLHRADANVFVSTYEMQLVARLFGAPNAWYIPCTVDTERYRPGLQPRQRFLLNVAWSGATNGRRKCLREIIEAMPAILSKHPDTRLLMAGRQGEYHQTLVDTAKSLHVEHAIDFLGVISEETKVQLMQTCAAYLQPTLLEGFGLAIAEAIACEAPVITNPQGAVPEVVGPGAILLERPEPSLIAAAATRLLDDREFAADMGRKGRQHVLEHFTYPVRRDGLAKVIDHVTSARETSTIAHQPS